The Paenibacillus sp. RUD330 genome has a segment encoding these proteins:
- a CDS encoding DUF58 domain-containing protein, whose product MGLNPARRRQSAFRWRLLALIYVSSLLYMLFQGGKTAVMIFCILNGLILYISLGYWSGIRGISGKRLIAASGDQSPAAQAVLSAGSSQEVRLSMKLPGYYPVPYVLVREVLQRNGSEEIPFEISFVPNVKRSGLASYRTPPLERGVYRFLPTECSTRDLFGFFEHTGHFESADAFAVRPRTIELRGWERVRRGAKGHYSHASAPRASRETTQINGIREFLPGDRLSRVHWGATAKTGQWKSKEFEREALPRTIVLLDACRRQAPGAEARFETAVSTAASLFQHGLRRNTSMGLWISSRIPGTLRSGSGGDQLHRAMDLLTAADNDGAEGIDAALSEAEAVLERGSLAVLVTDAGPDEVRRAMSRLSRRGMNPCCIKIEDRSSGTDSGSFHDYGGPVYVISSLQELPDALDGREAAADA is encoded by the coding sequence ATGGGCTTGAACCCTGCAAGGAGGCGCCAGTCCGCCTTCAGGTGGCGGCTGCTGGCGCTGATCTACGTCTCCAGCCTTTTGTACATGCTTTTTCAAGGCGGCAAAACCGCCGTCATGATCTTTTGCATCCTGAACGGACTGATCCTTTATATTTCTCTCGGTTATTGGAGCGGAATCCGCGGCATATCGGGCAAGCGCCTGATCGCGGCTTCCGGAGACCAGTCGCCGGCCGCCCAGGCGGTTCTCAGCGCGGGCAGCTCTCAGGAAGTCAGGCTGAGCATGAAGCTGCCCGGCTATTATCCGGTTCCCTATGTGCTTGTCCGTGAAGTGCTGCAGCGCAACGGCAGCGAGGAGATCCCGTTCGAGATCAGCTTCGTCCCGAATGTGAAGCGGAGCGGACTGGCTTCCTACAGGACGCCGCCGCTGGAAAGAGGCGTCTACCGGTTTTTGCCGACGGAATGCTCGACGCGGGATTTGTTCGGCTTTTTCGAGCATACCGGCCATTTCGAGTCGGCGGACGCTTTTGCGGTGAGGCCGAGAACGATCGAGCTTCGCGGCTGGGAGCGGGTGCGCAGAGGGGCGAAGGGCCATTATTCGCATGCCTCGGCTCCCCGGGCCTCGCGCGAGACGACCCAGATCAACGGCATCCGGGAGTTTCTGCCGGGCGACCGCCTCTCCCGCGTCCACTGGGGGGCGACCGCCAAGACCGGACAGTGGAAGTCCAAGGAATTCGAGCGCGAGGCGCTTCCGCGCACGATCGTGCTCCTGGATGCCTGCCGCCGCCAGGCTCCGGGCGCCGAAGCGCGATTCGAGACCGCCGTATCGACGGCGGCGTCCCTGTTCCAGCACGGCCTCCGGCGCAACACGTCCATGGGGCTCTGGATCTCCTCCCGGATTCCCGGAACTCTCCGTTCCGGCAGCGGCGGCGACCAGCTTCATCGGGCGATGGATCTGCTTACCGCAGCGGACAACGATGGAGCGGAAGGAATCGACGCCGCCCTGTCGGAGGCGGAAGCGGTGCTTGAACGCGGCTCGCTGGCTGTGCTCGTGACGGACGCCGGTCCGGACGAAGTGCGCCGGGCGATGTCGAGGCTGTCCCGGCGGGGCATGAATCCTTGCTGCATCAAGATCGAGGACCGTTCCTCCGGAACGGACAGCGGCTCTTTCCACGATTACGGCGGCCCTGTCTATGTGATCTCAAGCCTGCAGGAGCTTCCGGACGCGCTTGACGGAAGGGAGGCGGCCGCCGATGCCTGA
- a CDS encoding MoxR family ATPase: MEVYASDLQLCTDIRRNLESCILGKEREIELVLIALLAGGHLLLEDVPGTGKTQLVKALARSIGGDFRRIQCNPDLLPTDITGLTIYHPREEQFIFRPGPIMSHLVLADEINRATTKTQSALLEAMEERSITVDGETYSLPSPFILIATQNPIEFEGTYLLPEAQMDRFMMRLSLGYPGEAEERRMVLKQESGHPSDLLGRVAEIGDIVKLQELAEKVHVDEAVGEYLVRLVRSTREHEGVQLGASPRAAVALMRAAKARALIEKREYVIPDDVKQLAVHVLSHRLLLKPAARLGGTRAETVIEDVVGRTKVPVRLER; encoded by the coding sequence ATGGAAGTCTACGCATCCGATCTACAGCTGTGCACGGACATTCGCCGCAATCTGGAATCCTGCATCCTGGGCAAGGAGCGCGAGATCGAGCTCGTGCTGATCGCCCTGCTGGCAGGAGGCCATCTGCTGCTCGAAGATGTGCCGGGAACAGGCAAGACCCAGCTCGTCAAAGCCCTCGCCCGCTCCATCGGGGGCGATTTCAGGCGCATCCAGTGCAATCCGGATCTGCTGCCCACCGATATCACCGGCTTGACCATCTATCATCCCCGGGAGGAGCAGTTCATCTTCCGTCCCGGTCCGATCATGTCCCATCTCGTCCTTGCGGACGAGATCAACCGCGCGACGACGAAGACACAGTCGGCCCTCCTGGAGGCGATGGAGGAGAGAAGCATCACGGTGGACGGGGAGACGTATTCGCTGCCCAGCCCGTTCATTCTCATCGCGACCCAGAATCCGATCGAGTTCGAGGGAACGTATCTGCTTCCCGAGGCCCAGATGGACCGTTTCATGATGCGGCTGTCGCTCGGCTATCCGGGAGAAGCCGAAGAGAGGCGCATGGTGCTCAAGCAGGAAAGCGGCCATCCTTCCGATCTGCTCGGCCGGGTCGCCGAGATCGGCGACATCGTCAAGCTCCAGGAGCTGGCGGAGAAGGTCCATGTGGACGAAGCGGTCGGGGAATACCTGGTCCGGCTCGTCCGCAGCACCCGCGAGCATGAAGGCGTGCAGCTGGGAGCCAGCCCGCGCGCCGCGGTAGCCTTGATGCGCGCCGCCAAAGCCCGCGCGCTGATCGAGAAGCGGGAATACGTCATTCCGGACGACGTCAAGCAGCTCGCCGTCCACGTGCTCTCGCACCGGCTCCTGCTGAAGCCGGCCGCAAGGCTTGGCGGCACCCGCGCCGAGACGGTCATCGAGGACGTCGTCGGCCGGACCAAGGTGCCGGTCCGGCTGGAGCGCTGA
- the spoVAD gene encoding stage V sporulation protein AD translates to MQRGKQTWWFENRPVIVGTATVVGPDEGEGPLAADFDLIHPELDMQQKSWEKAERLLLEQASDLALKNASMTKEQLEFFVGGDLMNQIISNTFAARTLGVPYLGVFGACSTSMESLAIASLIVNSGAGKSVLAGTCSHNCTAEKQFRYPTEYGSQKPPTAQYTITGAGAAVVAPAGIGPVVECATIGRIVDLGITDPFNMGAAMAPAAVDTIQMHLTDTGRSPGDYDMIVTGDLATVGHGIAADLLKRNGVPMEQTQFNDCGLMIYNIDKQKVQAGGSGCACSAVVTYGHLLKRVQSGELKRILVVATGALLSPLSFQQGETIPCIAHAVSIEQSGVYA, encoded by the coding sequence ATGCAAAGAGGAAAGCAGACCTGGTGGTTCGAGAACCGTCCGGTCATTGTCGGGACGGCTACTGTCGTCGGTCCTGACGAGGGAGAAGGGCCGCTTGCCGCTGATTTCGACCTGATCCACCCTGAACTGGACATGCAGCAGAAGAGCTGGGAGAAGGCGGAGCGGCTGCTGCTGGAGCAGGCTTCGGATCTCGCGCTGAAAAATGCCTCCATGACGAAGGAGCAGCTGGAGTTTTTCGTCGGCGGGGACTTGATGAACCAGATCATCAGCAACACCTTCGCCGCCCGGACGCTGGGCGTGCCCTATCTGGGCGTCTTCGGCGCCTGCTCCACGTCCATGGAGTCGCTGGCGATCGCGTCGCTGATCGTCAACTCCGGCGCAGGCAAATCCGTGCTGGCCGGAACATGCAGCCACAACTGCACGGCGGAGAAGCAGTTCCGGTATCCGACCGAGTACGGGTCGCAGAAGCCGCCTACGGCGCAGTACACGATCACGGGAGCAGGAGCGGCCGTCGTCGCGCCTGCAGGCATCGGACCGGTCGTGGAATGCGCGACGATCGGCCGCATCGTCGATCTCGGCATCACCGATCCCTTCAATATGGGCGCGGCCATGGCTCCGGCCGCGGTCGACACCATCCAGATGCATCTGACGGACACCGGCCGCTCGCCGGGCGATTACGACATGATCGTCACCGGGGATCTGGCGACGGTCGGCCACGGCATCGCGGCCGATCTGCTCAAGCGCAACGGAGTTCCGATGGAGCAGACGCAGTTCAACGACTGCGGTCTGATGATCTACAATATCGACAAGCAGAAGGTGCAGGCCGGGGGCAGCGGCTGCGCATGCTCGGCCGTCGTCACTTACGGACATCTGCTGAAGCGCGTCCAGTCGGGGGAGCTGAAGCGGATTCTCGTCGTGGCGACGGGAGCGCTCCTTTCGCCGCTGTCGTTCCAGCAGGGCGAGACGATTCCATGCATCGCGCATGCGGTGTCCATTGAACAAAGCGGGGTGTACGCATGA
- the spoVAE gene encoding stage V sporulation protein AE codes for MIYLWAFLIGGAICVIGQLMFDVGKLTPAHTMATLVVVGAIVDGLGWYEPMIKFAGAGVTVLITSFGNSLVHGALTELHDTGWIGVISGIFKVTSAGISAAIIFSFLAALVVRPKG; via the coding sequence ATGATTTATTTATGGGCGTTTCTGATCGGCGGGGCGATCTGCGTCATCGGGCAGCTGATGTTCGACGTCGGCAAGCTGACGCCGGCGCATACGATGGCGACGCTGGTCGTCGTCGGAGCCATCGTGGACGGCTTAGGCTGGTACGAGCCGATGATCAAGTTCGCCGGCGCGGGCGTCACGGTTCTGATCACGAGCTTCGGCAACTCGCTCGTACACGGCGCGCTGACCGAGCTGCACGATACGGGATGGATCGGGGTCATATCCGGAATATTCAAGGTCACCAGCGCAGGCATAAGCGCGGCGATCATCTTCTCCTTCCTGGCGGCTCTCGTCGTCCGTCCGAAGGGATGA